Proteins from a single region of Fibrobacter sp. UWH6:
- the cysS gene encoding cysteine--tRNA ligase encodes MALQFYNTASRKKEIFTLPEGVPAVRMYCCGPTVYHFAHIGNLRTYIFEDFLVRTLNYYGYKVNHIVNITDVGHLTSDGDSGDDKMEKGAAREGKSVWDIAKFYTDAFMNDWHRLNIQEPTRWTPATQHIQEQIDLVKTLEEKGFTYRTSDGIYFDSLKFPRYADFARLDVENLRKGSRIDMGEKRAATDFALWKFSPTDKKRAMEWDSPWGVGFPGWHVECSAMAMKYNGPTLDIHCGGTDHIRVHHTNEIAQSECANGVTFSRFWMHGEFLRTASEEKLEDGTTATTFGKMSKSSGEFLTVDLLVDRGFNPLDYRFFAVGSHYRNYLNFTWEALEGAKEGLKSLHKKTDALIGKATEIKSEAAKAFQEEFKNAIGDDLNMPRALGIMNTMLKSDIDDGEKAALVLDMDKVFGLKLDEPRQDYKKKADEGAAGVDVAKVEELLAARKEARTNKNWAESDRIRDELAAMNIVIKDSKEGTTWSVKE; translated from the coding sequence ATGGCACTTCAATTCTACAACACCGCATCACGCAAGAAAGAGATTTTCACACTTCCTGAAGGCGTTCCCGCCGTGCGTATGTACTGTTGTGGCCCTACGGTGTACCACTTCGCCCACATCGGCAACCTCCGCACCTACATTTTCGAAGACTTCCTGGTCCGCACCTTGAACTACTACGGCTACAAGGTGAACCACATCGTGAACATCACCGACGTTGGCCACCTCACTAGCGATGGCGACTCCGGAGACGACAAGATGGAAAAGGGCGCAGCCCGCGAAGGCAAGTCCGTTTGGGACATCGCTAAGTTCTACACCGACGCCTTCATGAACGACTGGCATCGCCTGAACATTCAGGAACCCACCCGCTGGACTCCTGCCACCCAGCACATCCAGGAACAGATTGACCTGGTGAAGACCCTGGAAGAAAAGGGCTTTACCTACCGTACTTCCGATGGCATCTACTTCGATAGCCTGAAGTTCCCCCGTTACGCCGACTTCGCCCGCCTGGACGTTGAAAACCTCCGCAAGGGCAGCCGTATCGACATGGGCGAAAAGCGAGCCGCCACCGACTTCGCTCTGTGGAAGTTCAGCCCCACCGACAAGAAGCGCGCCATGGAATGGGATTCCCCCTGGGGCGTAGGCTTCCCGGGCTGGCATGTGGAATGCTCCGCCATGGCCATGAAGTACAACGGCCCGACCCTCGACATTCACTGCGGCGGTACTGACCATATCCGCGTGCACCACACCAACGAAATCGCCCAGAGCGAATGCGCCAACGGCGTAACTTTCAGCCGTTTCTGGATGCACGGTGAATTCCTCCGTACCGCCAGCGAAGAAAAGCTGGAAGACGGCACCACCGCCACTACCTTCGGCAAGATGAGTAAGTCTAGCGGCGAATTCCTCACTGTTGACTTGCTGGTGGATCGCGGTTTCAATCCGCTGGACTACCGCTTCTTCGCAGTGGGCAGCCACTACCGCAACTACCTGAACTTCACCTGGGAAGCTCTGGAAGGCGCCAAGGAAGGCCTCAAGAGCCTTCACAAGAAGACCGACGCCCTCATCGGTAAGGCAACCGAAATCAAGAGCGAAGCCGCCAAGGCATTCCAGGAAGAATTCAAGAACGCTATCGGCGACGACTTGAACATGCCCCGCGCCCTGGGTATCATGAATACCATGCTGAAGTCCGACATCGACGACGGCGAAAAGGCAGCTCTTGTCCTGGATATGGACAAGGTATTCGGCCTGAAGCTGGACGAACCCCGTCAGGACTACAAGAAGAAGGCTGACGAAGGTGCCGCTGGCGTTGACGTCGCCAAGGTGGAAGAACTGCTGGCCGCCCGTAAGGAAGCACGCACCAACAAGAACTGGGCCGAAAGCGACCGCATCCGCGACGAACTTGCCGCCATGAATATCGTGATCAAGGACAGCAAGGAAGGCACCACCTGGAGCGTCAAGGAATAA
- a CDS encoding GtrA family protein, which yields MVEIKGVLAQLARYLLVGGFAFLVDFGLFAFCLYVLGWHYLLANFIGLVAGLVLNYALSVRWVFSDCKRRLEMRKSAEFAVFAVIGFAGVALNELLMVFLVDSLHGQEMISKMIAAAVVLMWNFGARKLTLFREKKD from the coding sequence ATGGTTGAAATAAAAGGAGTGCTAGCGCAACTAGCACGTTACTTACTAGTGGGTGGATTTGCCTTTCTAGTGGATTTTGGGCTATTCGCTTTTTGCCTGTATGTTCTAGGGTGGCATTATCTGCTTGCGAATTTCATCGGATTGGTTGCTGGTCTGGTACTCAACTATGCCCTTAGCGTCAGGTGGGTTTTCTCGGATTGCAAACGCAGGCTTGAAATGCGCAAGTCTGCAGAGTTTGCCGTATTCGCCGTGATTGGTTTTGCAGGTGTTGCGCTTAACGAACTGTTGATGGTTTTCCTGGTTGACTCGCTCCATGGGCAGGAAATGATTTCCAAGATGATTGCCGCGGCAGTTGTTTTGATGTGGAACTTCGGAGCGCGAAAGCTGACCTTGTTCCGAGAAAAAAAGGATTGA
- the sstT gene encoding serine/threonine transporter SstT codes for MKRIARKWIELSLIIRIIIGLILGAVLGLFAPQLSAIGILGTLFVGALKGAAPILVFALVASSIAGAGEGIGSRFRKVILLYVISSIGAAALAVAGSELFPVTMKLSVSAAEGAAPSGIGEVLTNLVKNCVQNPIAALAGANYIGILFWSIVFGLALKKLPVDHTVTVITDASAAISQVIRWIIQMAPFGILGLVFSSVAENGMSIFADYGKLLALLVGCMLVVALVLNPIIIFITLRKNPYPLVFRCLRDSGITAFFTRSSAANVPVNMALCERLGLEKDFYSVSIPLGCTINMCGAAVTIAVMTLAVANTLGIHVDLPTACILCVMSAIGACGTSGIAGGSLFLIPMTCSILGISGDISMQAVAVGFILGVVQDSMETALNSSSDVIFTATAEYHHRKKNCLKI; via the coding sequence ATGAAACGTATTGCAAGGAAATGGATTGAGCTTAGCCTCATCATTCGTATTATCATCGGACTAATTCTTGGCGCTGTCCTCGGATTATTCGCTCCGCAGCTCAGCGCCATCGGCATTCTCGGCACCCTATTTGTAGGCGCCCTGAAAGGTGCCGCACCCATCCTGGTGTTCGCCCTGGTGGCAAGTTCCATTGCAGGAGCCGGAGAAGGAATCGGCAGCAGATTCCGCAAGGTGATTCTTCTTTACGTCATCAGCTCCATTGGCGCAGCCGCCTTGGCTGTCGCAGGAAGCGAACTATTCCCAGTCACCATGAAATTGTCCGTCTCTGCTGCAGAAGGTGCCGCCCCTAGCGGCATTGGCGAAGTTCTGACGAACCTGGTAAAGAACTGCGTCCAGAATCCCATCGCAGCCCTGGCCGGTGCAAATTACATCGGAATCCTCTTCTGGTCTATCGTATTCGGCTTGGCTCTTAAGAAACTTCCTGTAGACCATACCGTCACCGTCATCACCGACGCTTCCGCCGCCATATCCCAAGTCATCCGCTGGATTATCCAGATGGCACCTTTCGGCATTCTAGGTTTGGTATTCTCCTCCGTTGCCGAAAACGGAATGAGCATCTTCGCCGACTACGGAAAGCTCTTGGCCTTACTGGTGGGCTGCATGCTGGTAGTCGCCCTTGTCCTGAATCCCATCATCATTTTCATCACACTCCGTAAAAATCCCTACCCCCTGGTATTCCGCTGCCTTCGCGATAGCGGCATTACCGCTTTCTTCACCCGTAGTTCTGCAGCCAACGTTCCGGTGAACATGGCACTTTGCGAACGCCTGGGTCTTGAAAAGGACTTCTACTCTGTTTCCATTCCTCTGGGCTGCACCATCAACATGTGCGGTGCCGCCGTGACTATCGCCGTCATGACTCTGGCCGTAGCAAACACCCTGGGCATCCATGTGGACCTTCCCACCGCCTGCATTCTCTGCGTTATGAGTGCCATTGGCGCTTGCGGAACTTCCGGTATCGCTGGCGGCTCCCTATTCCTCATTCCCATGACCTGTTCTATCCTGGGCATCAGCGGCGACATTTCCATGCAGGCCGTAGCTGTGGGCTTTATCCTGGGCGTGGTACAGGACTCCATGGAAACCGCACTGAACTCCAGCAGTGACGTCATCTTCACCGCCACGGCGGAATATCACCACAGGAAAAAGAACTGCTTGAAGATTTAA
- a CDS encoding adenosylhomocysteinase, producing MLFEEIINEHYDPREYPALAFLADQWVCERPFEGLKVLVATPIYRNTLLEYRTLIAGGAQVYVGHAVSGDTQMPCDESVVELLTESGVPVVTDDDIKCGKVADDFDLILDCAGQFASCHPKLGFVELTRSGVQFFEKSEFPVYVADSGIVKRIETILGTGDGCFRGLEQLGYNDFENKKLIVFGSGKVGCGIALQGVRRGMQVTTVTDTNRRSSSSDFCHVLERNDVTIVDCFNDGAVKAAVEEADFLVTATGVKGALSISATTVIMNRPELVVANMGVEDEFGEFVPESRVLNHKAPLNFMLDEPTHLKYIDTSLALHAALGERLVQEYRTSGKAPFVGPADPPDDIEQRLLMTTIQNGVIGSEVCDMMR from the coding sequence ATGCTTTTTGAAGAGATTATCAACGAACATTATGATCCCCGTGAGTATCCCGCCTTGGCTTTCCTTGCGGACCAGTGGGTTTGTGAACGCCCCTTTGAAGGCCTCAAGGTTCTTGTGGCGACTCCCATTTACAGGAATACTCTCCTGGAATACCGAACCCTGATTGCTGGCGGGGCTCAGGTCTATGTGGGACATGCGGTATCAGGCGATACCCAGATGCCTTGTGATGAATCGGTTGTCGAACTTCTGACCGAATCTGGGGTCCCTGTTGTTACGGATGATGATATTAAATGCGGTAAGGTGGCTGATGATTTTGACCTGATTCTTGATTGTGCGGGTCAGTTCGCTTCTTGCCATCCGAAGCTGGGCTTTGTGGAATTGACTCGCAGCGGTGTGCAGTTCTTTGAAAAGTCTGAATTCCCCGTGTATGTGGCTGATAGTGGGATCGTGAAGCGCATTGAAACCATTCTGGGAACAGGTGATGGTTGCTTTAGAGGTTTGGAGCAACTTGGCTATAATGATTTCGAAAATAAGAAGCTGATTGTTTTTGGAAGCGGCAAGGTTGGTTGCGGCATCGCCCTGCAGGGAGTTCGTCGCGGAATGCAGGTGACAACTGTTACCGACACAAACCGCAGAAGTTCTTCGTCTGATTTTTGCCATGTGCTGGAACGCAACGATGTAACTATCGTGGATTGCTTTAACGATGGTGCTGTAAAGGCTGCTGTTGAAGAAGCTGACTTCCTGGTGACCGCTACTGGCGTAAAGGGCGCTCTGTCTATCTCGGCGACGACAGTCATCATGAACCGCCCGGAATTGGTGGTGGCAAACATGGGCGTCGAAGATGAGTTCGGTGAATTCGTTCCCGAAAGCCGTGTGCTGAACCACAAGGCTCCCTTGAACTTCATGTTAGATGAACCTACCCATCTCAAGTACATCGATACGAGTCTTGCTTTGCACGCCGCACTTGGAGAACGTCTTGTTCAGGAATACAGGACCTCGGGTAAGGCTCCCTTTGTGGGACCTGCGGATCCGCCGGACGATATTGAACAGCGTCTATTGATGACCACGATCCAGAATGGTGTCATCGGTTCTGAAGTCTGCGACATGATGAGATAG
- a CDS encoding TIGR02147 family protein, giving the protein MIKSVFEYDDYRSFMSDYYQWKKRTSAFSWREFAKVSGFSSPNYLKVVCDGKSGLSNPGTKRVAKAMGLVGAEYDYFQQLVRFGQAKKDAEKEDAYAEMINIVSSHQVRVLEGESISFYESWKYPVLRELVPMMPGAKPSDLSKACRGVFSAEEVRNALAFLTRARFLRKTASDVYEQEDRSLQASVAAMPTQVRAMHKEMANFAKDAIEKYPVSERNFSGATIGIDEEDYAKIVEELDACRKRIISIATAKKGGNRVYRVNLQLFPLTEKILKGESGSANKGCKKR; this is encoded by the coding sequence GTGATAAAATCTGTATTTGAATACGACGACTACCGTTCTTTCATGAGCGATTATTACCAGTGGAAAAAAAGGACTTCCGCTTTTTCCTGGCGTGAATTTGCAAAAGTCAGCGGTTTTTCATCACCAAATTATCTGAAAGTCGTTTGCGATGGTAAAAGTGGGCTTTCCAACCCAGGAACAAAACGCGTTGCAAAGGCGATGGGGCTTGTCGGGGCAGAATACGATTACTTTCAGCAACTGGTCAGATTTGGCCAAGCCAAGAAAGATGCAGAAAAAGAAGACGCCTATGCGGAAATGATCAACATTGTAAGTTCTCACCAAGTCCGTGTACTGGAAGGCGAGTCCATTTCGTTTTATGAGTCCTGGAAATATCCGGTGCTTCGTGAGTTGGTGCCCATGATGCCCGGGGCAAAACCTTCGGATTTATCCAAGGCTTGCAGAGGCGTTTTCTCCGCAGAAGAAGTCCGCAACGCACTGGCATTTCTGACCCGCGCAAGATTTCTTAGGAAAACAGCAAGCGATGTCTATGAGCAAGAGGATCGTTCGCTTCAGGCCTCTGTAGCGGCCATGCCCACGCAGGTTCGCGCCATGCACAAGGAAATGGCAAACTTTGCGAAAGACGCCATTGAAAAATATCCCGTAAGCGAAAGAAATTTTTCTGGAGCCACCATCGGAATCGATGAAGAAGATTACGCCAAGATCGTAGAGGAACTTGACGCCTGTCGAAAAAGGATTATTTCCATAGCGACAGCAAAGAAGGGAGGCAATCGAGTCTATCGAGTGAATCTGCAGTTGTTCCCTCTAACCGAAAAAATTTTAAAAGGTGAATCTGGTTCCGCAAATAAAGGATGTAAAAAAAGATGA
- a CDS encoding diguanylate cyclase has translation MKQLQFAYVNPEHLGDVLQNIARFRGNRQLKLLFHIYSEQPGFRQLKIVCSAIVKFFPDALCVGCSGNGNIVDGAFSGESVTVTCSVFEDPATRIEVLQYVLKEESAEPIAEDLAREVGKRPWVSAVEMLAATPGFSFTGFCNGLSTMRPEVQVFGGLAGQTCEETPAYVFSNVCDFSNESVVCVLYGGENFHVETVKVSGWKPLGRPFTVTKAQGNVLHELDGKPAFEAFSKYLNIQNDYYFFQNTLEFPLFYNEDGENLLRCPMACSENGALLLASDMGVGIITKLAYGDPQSIMDSVRLGTTKLSKFCPDAIYMYSGMGRRMFWGETDVNNETVPFDTIAPASGFYATAQFLRTRNFVKLHNLSIVVVGMREGEANTSKMKTAVVNDDSRAGRVSVITRLANFTNVSSAELVEMYNMMTKNSITDALTGLYNRGEIQRRIAERHAENPDAPMSLVMIDIDNFKSVNDTYGHKIGDIVIQGLSKQIQIATYEKAPDADAGRWGGEEFMIMLPDMGIKEAVEFAETVRTGFAQVMFPEVGRKTISLGATEMRWGDSIDAICVRVDEALYKAKNSGKNRVVTL, from the coding sequence ATGAAACAGCTTCAGTTTGCATACGTTAACCCGGAACACCTGGGTGATGTACTTCAGAATATAGCCCGTTTCCGCGGAAACAGGCAGCTGAAGTTGTTGTTTCATATATACTCGGAACAGCCTGGTTTTAGACAGTTGAAGATTGTCTGCAGCGCCATTGTCAAGTTTTTCCCTGATGCCCTTTGTGTGGGTTGTTCGGGTAATGGCAATATTGTGGATGGCGCGTTCTCGGGCGAGTCTGTGACTGTAACTTGCTCTGTGTTTGAAGATCCCGCTACTCGGATCGAGGTTCTTCAGTATGTGCTGAAGGAGGAGTCTGCCGAACCTATTGCGGAAGATCTGGCCCGAGAAGTTGGAAAGCGCCCCTGGGTGTCGGCTGTAGAAATGCTTGCGGCTACTCCCGGATTTTCCTTTACCGGTTTTTGCAATGGCTTGAGTACCATGCGGCCCGAAGTCCAGGTTTTTGGCGGGCTGGCAGGTCAAACTTGTGAAGAAACTCCGGCTTATGTATTTTCCAACGTCTGTGACTTCTCTAACGAGTCCGTCGTCTGCGTTCTGTATGGCGGTGAAAATTTCCATGTGGAGACGGTCAAGGTTTCTGGATGGAAACCCCTGGGTAGACCGTTTACGGTGACTAAGGCTCAGGGGAACGTTCTTCATGAGCTGGATGGCAAGCCTGCCTTTGAAGCTTTCTCCAAATATCTGAATATCCAGAACGACTATTACTTCTTCCAGAACACTCTGGAATTTCCCCTGTTCTATAACGAGGATGGTGAGAACCTGTTGCGTTGCCCTATGGCCTGTTCTGAAAATGGGGCCCTGCTTTTGGCATCGGACATGGGTGTCGGGATCATTACGAAGCTTGCCTATGGCGATCCTCAATCCATTATGGATAGCGTGCGCCTGGGTACGACGAAACTGTCAAAGTTCTGCCCGGATGCCATCTACATGTATTCAGGCATGGGCCGCCGAATGTTCTGGGGTGAAACAGATGTGAACAACGAAACTGTTCCCTTCGATACCATTGCTCCGGCTTCTGGTTTTTATGCGACGGCACAGTTCCTGCGCACAAGAAATTTTGTAAAGCTGCATAACCTGTCCATTGTGGTGGTAGGTATGCGCGAAGGCGAAGCGAATACGTCCAAGATGAAGACTGCCGTGGTGAATGACGATTCACGGGCGGGCAGGGTTTCTGTGATTACCCGCTTGGCGAACTTTACCAACGTGTCTTCTGCCGAACTGGTGGAAATGTACAACATGATGACCAAGAACTCCATTACGGATGCCTTGACCGGTTTGTACAATCGTGGTGAAATCCAGCGCCGCATTGCAGAACGCCATGCAGAAAATCCCGATGCTCCTATGTCGCTGGTGATGATTGATATCGACAACTTCAAGTCGGTGAACGATACCTATGGCCACAAGATTGGTGACATTGTGATTCAGGGCCTTTCTAAGCAAATCCAGATTGCTACCTACGAAAAGGCTCCCGATGCAGATGCCGGCCGTTGGGGCGGTGAGGAATTTATGATCATGCTTCCTGATATGGGTATTAAGGAAGCGGTTGAGTTTGCGGAAACGGTTCGTACCGGATTCGCCCAGGTGATGTTCCCCGAAGTGGGACGCAAGACCATCAGTCTTGGTGCTACAGAAATGAGATGGGGTGATTCCATTGACGCCATTTGTGTGCGTGTGGACGAAGCCCTTTACAAGGCTAAGAATTCAGGTAAGAATAGGGTGGTTACCCTTTAA
- a CDS encoding VUT family protein: MRTLFEKIKYEVKDLVVLLRNIPSLAVTFFVLSVVCMNLLANKELFSTEYLALDCGFTLSWFSFLCMDMICKRFGPKAAMKVSMVALFINLVTCALFSLLSRTPGMWGEFYSYVDSNPEMANVANAALNATFGGSWYVVLGSALAMFTSSGVNSIVNYLIAKSTKTTGFKNFALRSYISTMVAQFVDNFIFAMVVSHVFFGWTMTQVIVCSITGSVMELLCEILISPIGYKMVCSWEKHDVGREYLNMKAAK, translated from the coding sequence ATGCGTACACTATTTGAAAAAATCAAGTACGAGGTGAAAGACCTCGTTGTTCTCCTGAGAAATATCCCTTCCCTGGCTGTTACATTTTTTGTACTGTCTGTGGTTTGCATGAACCTGCTCGCCAACAAGGAGCTGTTCTCTACGGAGTACCTGGCCCTTGATTGCGGTTTTACCCTGAGCTGGTTCTCCTTCCTCTGCATGGACATGATCTGCAAGCGCTTTGGCCCCAAGGCCGCCATGAAGGTTTCCATGGTGGCGCTGTTTATCAACCTGGTCACTTGCGCCTTGTTCAGTCTGCTTTCACGCACCCCCGGAATGTGGGGCGAATTCTACAGCTACGTGGATTCCAATCCCGAAATGGCGAACGTAGCCAACGCGGCGCTGAATGCCACATTTGGCGGTTCCTGGTATGTGGTGCTGGGTTCTGCTCTTGCCATGTTCACTTCGTCGGGCGTCAACTCCATTGTGAACTACCTGATTGCCAAAAGTACGAAAACCACGGGCTTTAAAAATTTTGCACTCCGTTCCTACATCTCCACCATGGTGGCCCAGTTTGTAGACAACTTTATTTTCGCCATGGTGGTGAGCCATGTGTTCTTCGGTTGGACCATGACCCAGGTGATCGTCTGTTCCATTACCGGTTCCGTGATGGAGCTGCTTTGCGAAATTCTGATTAGCCCCATTGGCTACAAGATGGTCTGCAGCTGGGAAAAGCATGACGTGGGCCGTGAATACCTGAACATGAAGGCTGCAAAATGA
- a CDS encoding SDR family NAD(P)-dependent oxidoreductase — protein sequence MNVLISGTSCGIGRAIAELFLQNGCAVFGLDIGPASIQSKLYRHYIADVSDKDSLPAIDEPMDIVISNAGVQNSGRDIEVNLKGSINFVEKYAFHAGIKSVLLVASASAHSGAEFPEYSASKGGLLSYMKNVALRVAKYGATCNSISPGGVTTELNRPVMDDAKLWKQIMDVTPLKRWASPEDIAQWVYFLTVVNKNCTGQDILIDNGEKDLNATFVWPE from the coding sequence ATGAACGTCCTGATTAGCGGTACAAGTTGCGGTATTGGCCGCGCCATTGCGGAACTTTTTCTGCAAAATGGTTGCGCTGTTTTTGGATTGGATATTGGGCCCGCAAGTATCCAGAGCAAACTATATAGACATTACATCGCCGATGTCTCGGACAAGGATTCGCTTCCCGCAATTGATGAACCGATGGATATCGTAATCAGTAACGCTGGCGTCCAGAATTCCGGTAGGGACATCGAAGTGAATCTGAAAGGTTCCATCAACTTTGTAGAAAAGTATGCCTTTCATGCAGGCATCAAGTCGGTACTTCTGGTGGCATCCGCCTCCGCTCACTCCGGTGCCGAATTTCCGGAATACTCCGCTTCTAAGGGCGGACTTCTTTCTTACATGAAAAACGTGGCTTTGCGGGTTGCCAAGTATGGCGCCACCTGCAATAGCATTTCACCGGGTGGCGTTACCACGGAATTGAACCGCCCTGTCATGGATGATGCAAAACTCTGGAAACAGATCATGGATGTAACGCCCCTAAAGCGCTGGGCGTCTCCCGAAGATATTGCCCAGTGGGTGTACTTCCTTACGGTGGTGAACAAGAACTGCACTGGTCAGGATATTCTCATCGATAACGGCGAGAAGGATCTGAACGCCACCTTCGTGTGGCCGGAATAG
- a CDS encoding flavodoxin — MKKFLSVFGVVAVAACMTACNEQKIAQNQTAAEPDAKAQKTAVIYYSQTGTTKKVAEEFVKQLGADAIELQLVTPYPSTYDSTIAAVRAERESKKWPALANAKQDLSKYDTLYVGAPIMFGFFAPPMYTFLDSNDLSGKVVVPFCTYGSGGRLASAKELKQLEPNANVVLSYGISNRRANNPEVNVAEEIEKHIAAVRAGTDEKNFVGAYGESRQPTEEDLAVFAEATKDYGYLKLTPMSVSTQIMAGTNYMFTCNMKAFGEELTAMVKIFKPLPGRGNAQLISVDK, encoded by the coding sequence ATGAAAAAGTTCTTAAGTGTATTTGGTGTCGTAGCGGTGGCAGCTTGCATGACCGCTTGCAATGAACAGAAAATCGCGCAGAATCAAACTGCTGCGGAACCTGACGCAAAGGCGCAGAAAACCGCTGTGATTTATTATTCCCAGACGGGAACCACCAAGAAGGTTGCCGAGGAATTTGTAAAGCAGCTGGGTGCCGATGCCATTGAACTGCAACTTGTAACGCCCTATCCCTCCACTTACGACAGCACCATTGCCGCTGTCCGTGCAGAACGCGAATCTAAGAAGTGGCCTGCCCTCGCTAACGCCAAGCAGGATCTTTCCAAGTACGATACGCTCTATGTGGGCGCTCCCATTATGTTTGGTTTCTTTGCCCCGCCTATGTATACCTTCCTGGATTCTAACGACTTGAGCGGAAAGGTGGTGGTGCCCTTCTGTACTTACGGAAGCGGCGGTCGCCTGGCCAGTGCCAAGGAATTAAAGCAGTTGGAACCCAACGCCAACGTGGTGCTTTCCTACGGCATTTCTAATCGTCGCGCCAACAATCCCGAAGTGAATGTGGCCGAGGAAATTGAAAAGCATATTGCCGCAGTCCGCGCTGGTACCGATGAGAAAAATTTCGTAGGCGCATATGGTGAATCTCGCCAGCCCACGGAAGAAGACTTGGCTGTGTTTGCCGAAGCCACCAAGGATTACGGCTATTTGAAGCTTACACCCATGAGCGTGTCCACCCAGATTATGGCGGGAACCAACTACATGTTTACCTGCAACATGAAGGCCTTCGGCGAAGAACTTACCGCCATGGTAAAAATCTTCAAGCCCCTGCCCGGCCGTGGAAACGCACAATTGATTAGTGTGGATAAGTAG
- a CDS encoding toxin-antitoxin system YwqK family antitoxin has product MDNMERRYHENGKVWFECPLKNGYRDGACKEYYPSGALRSTATYREGLLDGPRIMTFENGLRICRHVFRDGRVIDGFVPVFGRDGSLAFSEYWEKGRCRCYDRSNRLYREFGMLNRMEICLKV; this is encoded by the coding sequence ATGGACAACATGGAAAGACGTTACCACGAAAATGGGAAAGTATGGTTTGAATGCCCTCTGAAAAACGGCTATCGCGATGGAGCCTGCAAGGAATATTATCCCTCTGGCGCACTGCGTAGTACCGCCACCTATCGGGAAGGTTTGCTAGATGGGCCAAGAATCATGACCTTTGAAAATGGCTTGCGGATTTGTCGCCATGTTTTTCGGGATGGTCGTGTGATTGATGGCTTTGTTCCTGTGTTTGGAAGGGACGGCTCTCTTGCGTTTTCTGAATACTGGGAAAAAGGCCGTTGTCGCTGTTATGATCGCAGTAACCGTCTTTATCGAGAATTTGGAATGTTGAACAGAATGGAAATTTGCCTGAAGGTGTAG
- a CDS encoding SDR family NAD(P)-dependent oxidoreductase, with the protein MNGFKDKVVVVTGGAHGIGKTIVSEFEREGAKVVFIDIRENDSFVGDLSKKEVLEKFATFVIEKFGHVDVLVNNALPLMKGIDECSYEEFSYALAVGVTAPFYLAKLFAPHFAKGASIINISSSRDRMSQPQTESYTAAKGGIAALTHALAVSLGGRGVRVNSISPGWIDTDFTVYEGPDATQQPAGRVGNPLDISNMVLFLASDKAGFITGENICIDGGMTRQMVYHNDCGWRLEQ; encoded by the coding sequence ATGAACGGTTTTAAGGATAAAGTAGTTGTTGTGACAGGCGGTGCCCACGGCATCGGAAAGACCATCGTTAGCGAATTTGAGCGTGAAGGTGCGAAGGTTGTTTTTATTGATATTCGTGAAAACGATTCCTTTGTAGGTGACCTTTCCAAGAAGGAGGTCCTGGAAAAGTTTGCGACCTTTGTCATTGAAAAATTTGGCCATGTAGATGTTCTGGTGAACAACGCCTTGCCTCTGATGAAGGGCATAGATGAATGTTCCTACGAGGAATTTAGCTACGCCTTGGCTGTAGGGGTAACCGCACCATTTTACTTGGCGAAACTTTTTGCTCCACATTTTGCAAAAGGTGCTTCCATCATCAACATTTCTTCATCCCGCGATCGCATGAGCCAGCCCCAGACCGAAAGTTATACGGCCGCCAAGGGCGGCATTGCTGCCCTCACTCATGCACTGGCTGTAAGCCTCGGTGGGCGAGGCGTCCGGGTGAATTCCATTTCGCCGGGCTGGATCGATACGGACTTTACTGTTTACGAAGGTCCCGACGCTACCCAACAGCCTGCAGGCCGCGTTGGCAACCCGCTGGACATTTCCAACATGGTGCTGTTCCTGGCAAGTGACAAGGCCGGGTTCATTACAGGCGAAAACATCTGCATCGATGGCGGCATGACCCGCCAAATGGTATATCATAACGACTGCGGTTGGAGATTAGAACAGTAG